In Chryseobacterium oranimense, a single window of DNA contains:
- a CDS encoding ABC transporter permease: MLKKFFTAVGEYIILLGKSLQKPQKMRVFWKLFMREINDLGVNSFGLVIFTSIFVGAVVAIQMFNNFDSSSFPIPPSFVGYATKAVLVLEFSPTIISLILAGKVGSYIASSIGTMRVSEQIDALDIMGVNSPNFLIFPKIIACIIFNPLLIAISIVFGIGGGYLAGILTGNWTENDYIVGIQMYMPNLFVYYAFVKTIVFAFIIATVPSYFGYNVKGGSLEVGRASTQAVVWTMVFIIISELILTQLILS, from the coding sequence ATGTTAAAAAAGTTTTTCACAGCAGTAGGAGAATACATTATCCTTCTAGGTAAATCCTTGCAGAAGCCCCAGAAAATGAGGGTTTTTTGGAAGCTGTTTATGAGAGAAATCAATGATCTTGGCGTCAATTCTTTTGGGTTGGTGATCTTCACTTCCATATTTGTGGGAGCTGTAGTTGCGATCCAGATGTTCAATAACTTTGATTCTTCCTCTTTTCCTATTCCGCCTTCTTTTGTGGGATATGCTACAAAAGCGGTTTTGGTTCTGGAATTCTCACCAACCATCATCAGCCTTATCCTGGCAGGTAAAGTAGGATCATATATTGCATCAAGTATAGGAACTATGAGGGTTTCCGAGCAAATCGACGCACTGGACATTATGGGGGTAAACTCACCCAATTTCCTGATATTTCCTAAAATCATTGCCTGCATCATTTTCAATCCCCTGCTTATTGCCATCAGTATCGTATTCGGTATCGGCGGCGGATATCTTGCAGGTATCCTGACGGGTAACTGGACGGAGAACGACTATATTGTAGGTATCCAGATGTATATGCCGAATTTATTTGTGTATTATGCATTTGTAAAAACGATAGTATTTGCTTTTATTATTGCTACGGTTCCTTCTTATTTCGGATATAATGTAAAAGGAGGGTCACTGGAAGTGGGTAGAGCCAGTACACAGGCGGTAGTATGGACCATGGTATTTATTATCATTTCGGAATTAATTTTAACCCAATTAATATTAAGCTAA